One region of Chlorobiota bacterium genomic DNA includes:
- a CDS encoding T9SS type A sorting domain-containing protein, with amino-acid sequence MNHSPLLPRLLLFGLLLLAFARQAAAQPGEDNQFWDGNFSWNGVGGLVLAIANNACNTYVAGQFASEIGQTNYVAAWNNGSWSILGNGANSSANGSILALAANGVDVYAGGNFTAIDGVGAARIARWDGGEWLPLAGGVSGGVATTIHSIVVNGSDVYVGGRFTTAGNVAARNIARYDARTGTWHPVGDGVNGTVYSIILNGDDLFVGGNFTQAGDNPASMVARWRHSTQEWSSLGKGMNQEVRALALIGDDLYAGGLFTLADDDLILYIAQWNLRNPGWRAVSGGVNDRVYTLASKGFTLYAGGRFTVAGNRPARYIAQLEASGKWSQVGNGVNDTVYAIAPCDERICVGGSFTLADSLPVDYLAAWDGTAWSSFRNPVNNGTNDHIYAMASLGNTIIAGGRFTVAGSRMIGHIGQWDGTEWQHLSTGVDGPVHAVAVHDGRIYVGGEFNYAGNVYSPNIAWFDVATQTWHEAGGGTNGSVHALATDGTDLYVGGNFSSAGGTAAANIARWNIANSRWSAMAGGFNSRVNAVAVRAGQVFAGGEFTNAGGIPAAHIASWNGNDWNQVGAGFDSSVYALTFFLGDLYAGGSFSSSGTMVVNGIARLGGTEWLPMAGGVSEGGAGTSVRAIAPARGGLYVGGEFSLAGGRPANYIAIWDGETWTTLGTGLSGALPTVYALAATNQALYAGGNFSIAGFKPSSHFARWTRLTGPSGTGSNPAAESFAIAPNPAVGQAFARLRTATATSATIHLVNSVGDISTTVFAGELPAGTHAFPLPLSTLPAGVYLCVATIGGKVRTEKIVLGE; translated from the coding sequence ATGAACCATAGCCCACTCCTTCCACGCCTTCTTCTTTTTGGCTTGCTTCTGCTGGCCTTCGCTCGCCAGGCTGCGGCCCAGCCTGGGGAGGACAATCAATTTTGGGATGGCAATTTCAGCTGGAACGGCGTTGGGGGGCTGGTGCTGGCCATTGCCAACAACGCCTGCAACACCTACGTGGCCGGGCAGTTCGCCAGCGAAATCGGGCAGACGAACTACGTGGCCGCCTGGAACAACGGAAGCTGGTCAATCCTGGGGAACGGGGCCAACAGCAGCGCGAACGGCTCAATTCTTGCCCTTGCTGCAAACGGCGTGGATGTTTACGCCGGCGGAAATTTCACGGCCATTGACGGGGTGGGCGCGGCGCGAATCGCCCGCTGGGACGGCGGCGAATGGCTGCCGCTGGCCGGCGGAGTAAGCGGCGGGGTGGCCACCACCATCCACTCCATCGTGGTCAACGGCAGCGATGTGTACGTTGGCGGGCGGTTCACAACGGCGGGAAACGTTGCGGCGCGCAACATCGCCCGCTACGATGCCCGCACCGGAACGTGGCATCCGGTGGGGGATGGGGTGAATGGAACCGTCTATTCCATCATCCTGAATGGCGATGACCTTTTTGTTGGCGGGAACTTCACCCAAGCCGGCGATAACCCTGCTTCGATGGTGGCGCGTTGGCGGCACTCAACCCAGGAATGGTCATCGCTGGGGAAAGGGATGAATCAAGAAGTCCGCGCCCTTGCCCTGATTGGCGATGACCTTTACGCTGGCGGATTATTCACCCTTGCCGATGATGACCTGATACTCTACATCGCCCAATGGAACCTTCGGAACCCCGGCTGGCGCGCGGTTTCCGGCGGCGTGAACGACCGGGTCTATACCCTGGCAAGCAAGGGCTTCACCCTTTATGCCGGCGGGCGATTCACCGTGGCGGGGAACCGCCCGGCACGCTACATCGCCCAGCTTGAAGCCAGCGGAAAATGGAGCCAGGTTGGCAACGGCGTGAACGATACCGTCTATGCCATTGCCCCGTGCGACGAACGAATCTGCGTTGGCGGATCCTTCACCCTTGCCGACTCCCTTCCGGTTGATTATCTGGCAGCATGGGATGGGACCGCATGGAGTTCCTTCCGCAACCCGGTCAACAACGGAACCAACGACCATATCTACGCAATGGCCTCGCTGGGGAACACCATCATTGCCGGCGGGCGGTTCACGGTGGCCGGAAGCCGGATGATTGGCCATATCGGCCAATGGGACGGGACCGAATGGCAGCACCTTTCCACCGGAGTTGATGGCCCGGTCCATGCGGTGGCGGTCCACGATGGGCGGATTTATGTTGGCGGTGAGTTCAACTATGCAGGGAACGTCTATTCCCCCAACATCGCCTGGTTCGACGTCGCAACCCAGACGTGGCACGAAGCCGGCGGCGGAACCAACGGAAGCGTCCACGCGCTTGCCACCGACGGAACCGACCTGTACGTTGGCGGAAATTTCAGCAGTGCCGGCGGAACCGCAGCCGCGAACATTGCCCGCTGGAACATTGCCAACAGCCGCTGGTCCGCAATGGCCGGCGGGTTCAACAGCAGGGTGAATGCCGTGGCCGTTCGGGCGGGCCAAGTGTTTGCCGGGGGTGAGTTCACAAACGCCGGTGGAATCCCCGCCGCGCACATTGCCAGTTGGAATGGAAATGATTGGAACCAAGTTGGCGCGGGGTTCGACTCCTCCGTCTATGCCCTCACCTTCTTTCTTGGCGACCTGTATGCTGGCGGAAGTTTCAGCAGCTCCGGAACAATGGTGGTCAACGGCATTGCCCGGCTTGGCGGGACCGAATGGTTGCCAATGGCCGGCGGCGTTTCCGAAGGTGGAGCAGGGACCTCCGTTCGGGCGATTGCCCCCGCGCGCGGCGGCTTGTACGTTGGTGGCGAATTCAGCCTTGCCGGCGGGCGCCCGGCCAACTACATCGCCATTTGGGATGGCGAAACTTGGACCACGCTTGGGACCGGGCTAAGCGGCGCGCTCCCAACGGTCTATGCCCTTGCGGCCACCAACCAAGCCTTGTATGCCGGCGGAAATTTCTCCATTGCTGGCTTCAAACCCAGCAGCCACTTTGCCCGATGGACGCGGCTAACCGGACCAAGCGGGACCGGCAGCAACCCCGCCGCCGAATCGTTCGCAATCGCCCCGAACCCGGCGGTGGGCCAAGCCTTTGCCCGGCTCCGCACCGCAACCGCAACCAGCGCGACGATCCATCTGGTCAACTCCGTGGGGGATATTTCCACAACGGTGTTTGCCGGTGAGCTTCCCGCCGGAACTCATGCCTTCCCCCTTCCCCTTTCCACCCTTCCTGCTGGCGTGTACCTTTGCGTGGCAACCATTGGCGGGAAGGTCCGGACGGAAAAGATTGTGCTGGGGGAATAA
- a CDS encoding leucine--tRNA ligase, with amino-acid sequence MPYNFTEIEQRWQHYWLQQGTFRTDVQDHSRPKYYILDMFPYPSGDGLHIGHPEGYTATDIIARYKRHCGFNVLHPMGWDAFGLPAEQYAMKTNVHPRITTERNINNFRRQLQAIGFSYDWEREVNTTDPAYYRWTQWIFLTLYDTWFDYRANRGRPIGTLIEEFQRDGCANIDCTRYCGDDACCFTAAGWNAMTPLEQQSVLANFRMVYEAEIPVNWCEGLGSVLANEEVDEWVEKGYTVERRPMRQWMMRITAYADRLLDGLEGLDWPASTLQMQREWIGRSTGAEITFATESGEPLKVFTTRADTLFGVTFLTLAPEHPLVPSLTSDSQRDVVEAYRHQASLKSELDRQASDEKTGVFTGSYALHPASGVRVPIWIGDYVLASYGTGAVMGVPAHDERDFVFASKFGLPVVAVIAPPSDHPNYAAVMAGTACFTEPGTMVNSGQFDGLESTAGKEAVTAHLAQHGKARATVQYKQRDWLFSRQRYWGEPIPLVRYQNGIIEPLSATELPLRLPEIEEFKPSGSTESPLALATDWLTVEHPEHGIGRRETNTMPQWGGSCWYYLRYIDPTNGSFAVDPELEKYWMPVDLYIGGGEHAVLHLLYARFWHKVLFDLGHTSTDEPFQRLIHQGLILGEDGQKMSKSRGNVINPDTVIAEAGADSLRLFEMFMGPLEMVKPWSTKGIEGVRRFLNRAWRMVVGDEEVNNLAVISDRAMTPEEERTLHATIKKVTEDIEGIRLNTAISALMVFVNEFIGLEEKPRQAMEAFVVMLSPLAPHIAEEMWQKLGHEGTVAYQPWPLYDESKIATNEVEIVLQVNSKIKGKMIVPAGTEPNTLEQSALAHDAVRELIEGKTVRKIIAVKDKLVNVIAG; translated from the coding sequence ATGCCGTACAACTTCACCGAAATTGAGCAACGCTGGCAGCATTACTGGTTGCAGCAGGGGACGTTCCGCACCGACGTTCAGGACCACAGCCGCCCGAAATACTACATCCTGGATATGTTCCCCTATCCTTCCGGCGATGGCCTGCATATCGGCCACCCGGAGGGCTACACCGCCACCGATATTATCGCCCGCTACAAGCGTCACTGCGGGTTCAACGTGCTTCACCCGATGGGCTGGGATGCGTTCGGCCTTCCTGCCGAGCAGTACGCCATGAAGACCAACGTCCACCCGCGCATCACCACCGAACGGAACATCAACAACTTCCGCCGCCAGCTGCAGGCGATTGGCTTCAGCTACGATTGGGAGCGCGAAGTGAACACCACCGACCCGGCCTACTACCGCTGGACCCAATGGATATTCCTCACCCTGTATGATACTTGGTTCGATTACCGCGCAAACCGTGGCCGCCCAATCGGCACGCTGATTGAAGAATTCCAACGCGACGGCTGCGCCAACATTGACTGCACCCGCTACTGCGGCGACGACGCTTGCTGCTTCACCGCCGCCGGCTGGAACGCCATGACCCCGCTGGAACAGCAATCCGTCCTGGCAAATTTCCGCATGGTCTATGAGGCTGAAATTCCCGTGAACTGGTGCGAGGGCTTGGGCTCGGTGCTGGCAAATGAGGAGGTTGATGAATGGGTGGAGAAAGGCTACACCGTGGAGCGCCGCCCGATGCGCCAATGGATGATGCGGATCACCGCCTACGCCGACCGCCTGTTGGATGGATTGGAAGGGCTTGATTGGCCAGCCAGCACCCTGCAAATGCAGCGCGAGTGGATTGGCCGCTCCACCGGAGCCGAGATCACCTTTGCCACCGAATCTGGGGAGCCGCTGAAAGTCTTCACCACGCGTGCCGATACCTTGTTCGGCGTCACCTTCCTGACGCTGGCCCCGGAGCATCCATTGGTTCCATCGCTCACCAGCGATAGCCAGCGTGATGTTGTGGAGGCATATCGCCACCAGGCGTCGTTGAAAAGTGAGCTTGACCGCCAAGCCAGCGACGAAAAAACTGGGGTGTTTACCGGAAGCTATGCCCTCCATCCCGCCAGCGGCGTGCGTGTCCCGATCTGGATTGGCGATTACGTCCTTGCCAGCTACGGAACCGGGGCGGTGATGGGCGTTCCCGCCCACGACGAGCGCGACTTCGTCTTTGCAAGCAAGTTCGGGCTGCCGGTGGTTGCGGTGATTGCTCCGCCAAGCGACCATCCCAACTACGCGGCAGTGATGGCCGGAACCGCCTGCTTCACCGAGCCTGGAACAATGGTCAACTCCGGCCAGTTCGATGGGCTGGAATCAACCGCTGGGAAGGAAGCCGTTACCGCGCATCTTGCCCAGCATGGGAAGGCTCGCGCCACGGTCCAGTACAAACAGCGCGACTGGCTGTTCAGCCGCCAGCGCTACTGGGGCGAGCCGATTCCGCTGGTTCGATACCAGAACGGGATCATCGAGCCGCTCTCCGCAACAGAGCTTCCATTGCGGCTGCCGGAGATCGAGGAGTTCAAGCCTTCCGGCTCAACCGAGTCCCCGTTGGCGTTGGCAACCGATTGGCTAACGGTGGAGCATCCCGAGCACGGGATTGGCCGCCGCGAAACCAACACCATGCCGCAGTGGGGGGGAAGCTGCTGGTACTACCTTCGCTACATTGACCCAACCAACGGCAGCTTCGCGGTGGACCCTGAGTTGGAGAAGTATTGGATGCCGGTTGATCTCTACATCGGCGGGGGGGAACACGCGGTGCTTCATCTTCTGTACGCTCGGTTCTGGCACAAAGTCCTGTTCGATCTTGGCCACACCAGCACCGACGAACCGTTCCAACGGCTGATTCACCAGGGATTGATCTTGGGGGAGGATGGGCAGAAGATGTCGAAGTCTCGAGGGAACGTCATCAACCCCGACACGGTGATTGCCGAAGCCGGAGCCGATTCCTTGCGGTTGTTCGAGATGTTCATGGGACCGTTGGAGATGGTGAAGCCGTGGTCCACGAAAGGGATTGAAGGGGTGCGCCGATTCCTGAACCGTGCTTGGCGGATGGTGGTGGGGGATGAGGAGGTCAACAACCTTGCCGTCATCAGCGACCGTGCGATGACCCCGGAAGAGGAGCGCACGCTGCACGCGACCATCAAGAAAGTGACGGAGGATATTGAGGGGATTCGGCTGAACACGGCAATCAGCGCGCTGATGGTGTTTGTCAACGAGTTCATCGGCTTGGAAGAAAAACCGCGCCAGGCAATGGAAGCGTTTGTTGTGATGCTTTCGCCGCTGGCTCCGCACATTGCCGAAGAGATGTGGCAGAAATTAGGCCATGAAGGAACCGTGGCCTACCAACCCTGGCCGTTGTACGACGAATCAAAAATTGCTACGAACGAGGTGGAGATTGTTTTGCAA
- the sprA gene encoding cell surface protein SprA produces MTDIQRTAWFLRLVASLMLLAAATPADAQDTTGHAATPTTIAPRTPSSPFTDPFPFEAYKHFVEFDSVENLVRIRETLFGQPIGQPLTLTLDQYIAERQKALERQMWDQRLKRYSVDSAALASAKSPDTTTKEKDLADIVGLPKEIKIPIPQNPLFSIFGEPTVSINVNGSVNVSAGWQWDNNNLTSINALGTTQSAPFFNQNIQVAVSGKVGDKLKLNADFDTQRALDIENQLKISFGGGPASDDDIIQSVEAGNVSLQTPSQLVGSAQALFGVKSSFKFGKLFLTALVSQKRGERKTVSVSGGSVKTRISLKPYDYAPNHFWLDTAYRNFYDRYYANQPPAATPDMAPWNLTDIEVYEQVKDGSIPSQFKAIAYADLPPVGPSGRYDASFRQLSANTVSGEVQPASFIKLEQGKHFEYDRQLGTLTIKTLQRDKIYAVAFKTSGRGTYGEFSNTRSDSTEVGVLRLIYVSNLQPGFKTLWTRQMKNIYQLQGVRNIDLGNSKITITYGIPPDTNEVLKVSGNPRLVEVLGVDRTNSSNQSVPDGEFDIRTPYFFDPTRGEITFPSTEPFRKGLRESPKLSGNAEQFVINSIYDQTREEAQQQDTRVGRYTIGGEIAGSGGNKINLGVFNLARNSIKVSANGEMLTEGLDYRVDEVFGEVTLLSPKANSATGNIQVEFEQNDFFTIAQKTLLGLRADYDLLNKRNIKSKLGMTLMQYSQSLPTNKVQIYSGEEPVTNLAVGFDGWVDFRAPFLTKAIDALPFFSTTEASNIKIGGEVAAIVSNPNNKESLVQSDAGKGAAYIDDFESGAKRQIQLGINYTLWHHSSAPLDPALGGDDTARVKNRSLFYWYNRQPANEDVKNIWPNRDVGTYSQKTSILDVVIEPDIRGIYNPNLNYENNVPRDKTWGGMMRSLSFFTTNLNEENIDYIEITLRADEFDPNSTEVYLDLGQISEDVIPNLDLDTEDGATANNPQQDDVLNDGEDVGIDRLNDEAERAKFDGNETDPARDNFQFDKYGSTFWEDYRRVNGLENNVGRESGPFPDAEDLNGNKSLDLDNSYFRYKINLDNDPTRNPQIVGGGDNPNGWRQYRIPLRTGFQKVGNPSFSNVQFARVIVKSPSRARIRFAEFNLVGSDWRNADIAIGDSTRDPKLDVSFVNLEDNSGPPDFYTVPPGVEREREYSTDILKNEQSLAVRVQDLERGESRAAVRVRPRAFDMFNYKKMRFFLHGSGDMDADQESGQPAKVVAFIRFGWDSTNYYEYRVPLLRDWHEYTVDFGDLAAIKQQAATTVGGVQFFPVPGQPTARFALRGMPSLTRIQFIAFGVENSAYPGALTTTMWVDELRAVEAEDETDWAATFQANTKLADLGTINYNFSRTNPNFHRLEDRFGNRVEATNHATNISLAFDKFMPDALKGTKIPFTYNHVEKIEKPRYVSESDVEVEAAAERIVSDGGADPVAAQRRADSLRTSTQTLVVQDAFGFSNITPQFPGNVWYVRDIFNRFQFGYDYNQTRSRTPLIEQRFEWQWKFRGQYSTSIPQNFDVKPLTFLTDVPVLSFFKDYKINLLPTSLTLKTDVTRGRTTEQLRGLESPSPVIREFGTFRNANFRWPITDNGLLNVSAEYNLDVYGSLTDLEIGSDGKQRSGGDIAGDLFFNDGRLFNFGRDYEMKQVFNFNGRPRIPYLNALSYKVDYGWQDQLNPTITTGSFTKRANWNSIAQGGLRVPAEADRQHLMGHAPQRAARHRQRKHPCIGAPLPDKNSVPGVRSSFNHLHPKQQQQERWGAGGNRYLQLLGAVPFLPLRVAKLRPGNRLPAWLNPGPPRQTQLRIEVRISIYQRGAGGWIARAEHLRAGPVHAGEQP; encoded by the coding sequence TTGACCGATATTCAACGAACCGCTTGGTTCCTTCGCCTTGTTGCATCGCTGATGCTCCTTGCCGCTGCCACCCCGGCCGACGCACAGGACACCACCGGGCATGCCGCCACGCCAACAACGATTGCCCCACGCACGCCAAGCTCACCCTTCACGGACCCATTCCCGTTTGAAGCCTACAAGCATTTTGTTGAATTCGACTCGGTTGAAAACCTTGTGCGGATTCGCGAAACCCTGTTCGGCCAGCCGATTGGCCAGCCACTTACCCTTACTCTAGATCAATACATTGCCGAGCGGCAGAAAGCGTTGGAACGCCAGATGTGGGACCAGCGGCTGAAACGCTACTCGGTGGATAGCGCGGCACTGGCCAGCGCGAAATCCCCCGACACCACCACCAAAGAGAAAGACCTTGCCGACATTGTTGGATTGCCGAAGGAGATAAAAATCCCGATCCCGCAAAACCCCCTCTTCTCCATTTTTGGGGAGCCAACGGTCAGCATCAACGTGAACGGCAGCGTGAACGTGAGCGCGGGGTGGCAATGGGACAACAACAACCTGACCAGCATCAACGCGCTGGGGACCACGCAGTCGGCTCCGTTTTTCAACCAGAATATCCAGGTGGCGGTTAGCGGAAAGGTGGGGGATAAACTGAAGCTGAACGCCGACTTCGACACGCAGCGGGCGTTGGATATCGAGAACCAGCTGAAGATCAGTTTTGGCGGCGGCCCGGCAAGCGACGACGACATCATCCAGTCGGTTGAGGCCGGGAACGTCAGTTTGCAAACGCCAAGCCAGTTGGTGGGAAGCGCGCAAGCCCTGTTTGGGGTGAAGTCCAGTTTCAAATTTGGGAAGCTGTTCCTGACGGCGTTGGTCTCGCAAAAACGGGGCGAGCGGAAAACCGTCAGCGTCAGCGGCGGGTCGGTGAAAACCCGAATCTCGCTGAAGCCCTACGACTACGCCCCCAACCACTTCTGGCTGGACACCGCCTACCGGAATTTCTACGACCGTTACTATGCCAACCAGCCGCCAGCGGCCACGCCCGACATGGCCCCATGGAACCTGACCGACATCGAGGTCTATGAGCAGGTGAAGGATGGTTCGATTCCGTCGCAGTTCAAGGCCATTGCGTACGCGGACCTTCCTCCGGTTGGTCCAAGCGGGCGGTACGATGCGTCGTTCCGGCAGCTGAGCGCGAACACTGTTTCCGGCGAGGTCCAACCGGCTTCGTTTATCAAGCTGGAGCAAGGGAAGCATTTTGAATACGACCGCCAGCTTGGAACCTTGACGATTAAAACGCTGCAGCGGGATAAAATCTACGCCGTGGCATTCAAGACCAGCGGGCGGGGAACCTACGGCGAGTTCAGCAACACCCGCAGCGACTCGACCGAGGTTGGCGTGCTTCGGCTGATCTACGTCAGCAACCTTCAGCCAGGCTTCAAAACCTTGTGGACACGGCAGATGAAAAACATCTACCAGCTGCAAGGGGTCCGGAACATTGACCTGGGCAACTCCAAAATCACCATCACCTACGGCATCCCACCCGACACCAACGAGGTCCTGAAGGTGAGCGGCAACCCACGCCTTGTGGAGGTGTTGGGGGTGGACCGCACGAACAGTTCGAACCAATCGGTCCCCGATGGCGAGTTCGACATCCGCACGCCATATTTCTTTGACCCCACACGGGGGGAGATCACCTTCCCCAGCACCGAGCCGTTCCGCAAAGGCTTGCGCGAGTCGCCGAAGCTATCGGGGAATGCCGAGCAGTTCGTTATCAACTCCATCTACGACCAGACACGCGAGGAAGCCCAGCAGCAGGACACCCGCGTTGGCCGCTACACGATTGGCGGCGAGATTGCCGGAAGCGGTGGGAACAAAATCAACCTGGGGGTCTTCAACCTTGCGCGGAACTCCATCAAAGTTTCCGCCAATGGCGAGATGCTGACCGAGGGGCTGGATTACCGCGTGGATGAAGTCTTCGGCGAGGTGACGCTCCTTTCCCCAAAAGCCAACAGCGCGACCGGGAACATCCAAGTGGAGTTCGAGCAGAACGACTTCTTCACGATCGCCCAAAAAACTCTGCTTGGGTTGCGGGCCGATTATGACCTGCTGAACAAGCGGAACATCAAGTCGAAATTGGGGATGACGCTGATGCAATACAGCCAATCGCTCCCCACCAACAAGGTCCAGATCTACAGCGGCGAAGAGCCGGTCACGAACCTTGCCGTCGGGTTCGATGGCTGGGTGGATTTCCGCGCCCCGTTCCTGACAAAAGCGATTGACGCGCTCCCATTTTTCAGCACCACCGAAGCCTCCAACATCAAGATTGGGGGTGAGGTTGCCGCAATCGTCAGCAACCCGAACAACAAGGAAAGTTTGGTCCAGAGCGATGCCGGAAAAGGGGCCGCGTACATTGATGATTTTGAATCGGGAGCCAAGCGGCAGATTCAGCTTGGGATCAACTACACGCTGTGGCACCACTCCAGCGCGCCGCTGGACCCCGCGCTTGGCGGCGACGACACCGCTCGCGTGAAAAACCGCTCGCTCTTTTACTGGTACAACCGCCAGCCGGCCAACGAGGATGTGAAAAACATCTGGCCAAACCGCGACGTTGGAACCTACTCCCAAAAAACCTCCATTCTGGATGTGGTGATCGAGCCGGACATTCGCGGCATCTACAACCCAAATCTGAACTACGAGAACAACGTCCCGCGCGACAAAACATGGGGCGGAATGATGCGCAGCCTCTCCTTCTTCACCACCAATTTGAACGAGGAGAATATTGATTACATCGAGATCACGCTCAGGGCCGATGAGTTCGACCCGAACAGCACCGAGGTCTATCTGGACCTGGGGCAGATCAGCGAGGATGTGATCCCCAATTTGGATTTGGACACCGAGGATGGCGCAACCGCCAACAATCCGCAGCAAGATGACGTGCTGAACGATGGCGAGGACGTTGGGATTGACCGCCTGAACGACGAAGCCGAACGCGCCAAGTTCGACGGGAACGAGACCGACCCCGCACGCGACAACTTCCAGTTCGACAAGTACGGCAGCACCTTCTGGGAAGATTACCGCAGGGTGAACGGATTGGAGAACAACGTGGGGCGCGAAAGCGGTCCATTCCCCGATGCCGAGGACCTGAACGGCAACAAAAGCCTGGACCTTGACAACAGCTATTTCCGCTACAAGATCAACCTGGACAACGACCCCACCCGCAACCCGCAGATTGTTGGCGGCGGCGACAACCCGAACGGCTGGCGGCAATACCGAATCCCGCTGCGGACCGGGTTCCAGAAAGTTGGGAACCCGTCGTTCAGCAACGTGCAGTTTGCGCGGGTGATTGTTAAAAGCCCGTCGCGGGCGCGGATTCGGTTTGCGGAGTTCAACCTGGTGGGAAGCGATTGGCGCAATGCCGACATCGCCATTGGCGACAGCACCCGCGACCCGAAGCTCGATGTCTCGTTCGTGAACCTTGAGGACAACAGCGGTCCTCCCGATTTCTACACCGTTCCGCCCGGGGTGGAGCGCGAACGTGAGTACAGCACCGACATTCTGAAGAACGAGCAATCGCTGGCCGTGCGGGTGCAAGATTTGGAGCGTGGCGAATCGCGCGCGGCGGTGCGGGTCCGCCCCCGTGCGTTCGATATGTTCAACTACAAGAAGATGCGATTCTTCCTTCACGGAAGCGGCGACATGGATGCCGACCAAGAATCGGGGCAGCCGGCAAAAGTGGTGGCGTTCATCCGGTTCGGCTGGGACAGCACCAACTACTACGAGTACCGCGTGCCGCTGCTTCGCGACTGGCACGAATACACCGTTGACTTTGGCGACCTTGCCGCAATCAAGCAGCAGGCGGCAACCACCGTTGGCGGGGTGCAGTTCTTCCCGGTTCCTGGGCAGCCAACGGCGCGGTTCGCGCTGCGCGGAATGCCCTCGCTGACGCGCATCCAGTTTATCGCCTTCGGGGTGGAGAACAGCGCCTACCCGGGAGCATTGACCACAACGATGTGGGTGGATGAACTTCGCGCGGTGGAGGCCGAGGATGAGACCGATTGGGCCGCAACCTTCCAAGCCAACACAAAACTTGCCGACCTGGGAACCATCAACTACAACTTCAGCCGGACCAACCCGAACTTCCACCGTTTGGAGGACCGGTTCGGGAACCGTGTGGAGGCCACAAACCACGCAACCAACATCAGCCTTGCGTTCGATAAGTTCATGCCCGACGCGCTGAAAGGGACCAAAATCCCCTTCACCTACAACCACGTTGAGAAGATCGAGAAGCCGCGCTACGTCAGCGAATCGGATGTTGAAGTTGAGGCCGCTGCCGAGCGGATCGTCAGCGATGGCGGGGCGGACCCCGTTGCCGCGCAACGCCGCGCCGACAGCCTGCGGACCTCCACCCAAACGCTGGTTGTGCAGGATGCGTTCGGATTCTCCAACATCACCCCGCAATTCCCGGGGAATGTTTGGTACGTTCGCGACATCTTCAACCGCTTCCAGTTCGGCTACGATTACAACCAAACGCGCAGCCGCACCCCGCTGATCGAGCAACGGTTCGAATGGCAATGGAAATTCCGTGGCCAGTACAGCACCAGCATCCCCCAAAACTTCGACGTGAAGCCGCTGACCTTCCTAACCGATGTTCCGGTGCTCAGCTTCTTCAAAGATTACAAGATCAACCTGCTCCCCACCAGCCTCACCCTTAAAACCGACGTGACGCGGGGCCGCACCACCGAGCAACTTCGCGGGCTGGAAAGCCCAAGCCCGGTGATTCGGGAGTTCGGAACCTTCCGCAACGCCAACTTCCGCTGGCCAATCACCGACAACGGATTGCTGAATGTCAGTGCCGAGTACAACCTGGATGTGTATGGCTCGCTGACCGATCTCGAGATCGGCTCCGACGGCAAACAACGCTCCGGCGGCGACATTGCCGGGGACCTGTTCTTCAACGACGGGCGGTTGTTCAATTTTGGGCGCGATTATGAGATGAAGCAGGTGTTCAACTTCAATGGCCGCCCGCGCATTCCGTATCTGAACGCATTATCCTACAAAGTTGATTACGGCTGGCAAGATCAGCTGAACCCAACGATCACCACCGGCAGCTTCACCAAGCGTGCCAACTGGAACAGCATTGCACAGGGTGGGCTTCGAGTTCCCGCTGAAGCAGATCGGCAACACCTTATGGGGCACGCCCCCCAACGGGCTGCCCGACACCGCCAGCGAAAGCACCCTTGCATCGGTGCTCCGCTACCTGATAAAAATTCCGTTCCTGGAGTTCGATCGTCTTTCAATCACCTACACCCAAAACAACAGCAGCAAGAACGATGGGGTGCTGGGGGCAACCGGTATCTCCAACTTCTGGGGGCGGTCCCTTTTCTTCCGCTCCGAGTCGCCAAACTTCGGCCCGGGAACCGCCTACCAGCTTGGCTTAACCCAGGACCCCCACGCCAAACTCAACTTCGGATTGAAGTCCGCATTTCCATTTATCAGCGTGGAGCAGGAGGATGGATTGCGCGCGCCGAACATCTACGTGCAGGACCAGTTCACGCAGGAGAACAGCCTTGA